A single region of the Actinoplanes sp. SE50/110 genome encodes:
- a CDS encoding zinc-binding dehydrogenase: MKAVQLLAPRKTVLAEVPVPATPADGLLLKTRCVSICSTDISFFEGHLFPSEYPVILGHEYLGEVVDIGPEFDGGGVDVRIGDRIVYWGQTDYGGFAEYRSLRPIFSGQILEDVFWADRHFFDDDRAAAVKVPDDLSDLEASFIEPTTGALRSVLTNPPQVGDRVLILGTGPIGIIAGSVIQRLLAPNRIVSMDANPARNQHAEEHFSQHAYLPHELIDTVPESTFDYVFDTLPTISGVPEENDPRRVAMRKLKPGGHYVLYGASQEMQKFDTWLMLAKGIRISAAPFDVTHFPMHKTANVITSAMQMLRSRIVDGRRLLSHVCRFDDYDGLVDVLENYRHTTSLKTIVDFR, from the coding sequence ATGAAGGCAGTTCAGCTGCTCGCACCGCGCAAGACGGTGCTCGCCGAAGTGCCGGTGCCGGCGACCCCGGCCGACGGCCTGCTGCTCAAGACCCGCTGTGTCTCCATCTGCTCGACCGACATCTCGTTCTTCGAGGGTCACCTGTTCCCCTCCGAGTACCCGGTGATCCTCGGCCACGAGTACCTGGGCGAGGTCGTCGACATCGGACCCGAGTTCGACGGCGGCGGTGTCGACGTGCGGATCGGCGACCGCATCGTCTACTGGGGGCAGACCGACTACGGCGGCTTCGCCGAGTACCGCAGCCTGCGGCCGATCTTCTCGGGCCAGATCCTCGAGGACGTGTTCTGGGCCGACCGGCACTTCTTCGACGACGACCGGGCCGCCGCGGTCAAGGTGCCGGACGACCTCAGCGACCTGGAGGCCTCGTTCATCGAGCCGACCACCGGCGCGCTGCGCTCGGTGCTGACCAACCCGCCGCAGGTCGGCGACCGGGTGCTGATCCTGGGCACCGGCCCGATCGGGATCATCGCGGGCAGTGTCATCCAGCGGCTGCTGGCGCCGAACCGGATCGTCTCGATGGACGCCAACCCGGCCCGCAACCAGCACGCCGAGGAGCACTTCTCGCAGCACGCGTATCTGCCGCACGAGCTGATCGACACGGTGCCGGAGAGCACCTTCGACTACGTCTTCGACACGCTGCCGACGATCAGCGGAGTGCCGGAGGAGAACGACCCGCGCCGGGTGGCGATGCGCAAGCTGAAGCCGGGCGGCCACTACGTGCTGTACGGGGCGTCGCAGGAGATGCAGAAGTTCGACACCTGGCTGATGCTCGCCAAGGGCATCCGGATCAGCGCCGCGCCGTTCGACGTGACGCACTTCCCGATGCACAAGACCGCCAACGTGATCACGTCGGCGATGCAGATGCTGCGTTCCCGGATCGTCGACGGCCGGCGGCTGCTCTCCCACGTCTGCCGGTTCGACGACTACGACGGCCTGGTCGACGTGCTGGAGAACTACCGGCACACCACCAGCCTGAAGACCATCGTCGACTTCCGCTAG
- a CDS encoding trehalose-6-phosphate synthase, translating to MEQRSYDARFVVVANRLPVQSRVAADGALLWERSPGGLVSALEPFLSRRHGAWVGWPGVAGVDVAPFTDGGTTLVPVRLSEQDVRDHYDGFANATLWPLYHDVVVRPTFDSRWWAGHVRVNERFARVAAETCAPGATVWVHDYQLQLVPEMLRRLRPDLRIGFFLHVPFPPVELFQQVPWRAEILRGMLAADLVGFQVPAAAVGFAEAAVRFAGARRAGPGSLFVEDRAVRVDAFPISVDAPAWDRVARRPEVRLRAAQIRAELGDPARVVLGVDRLDYTKGIDVRLRAIHEMLADGQIKAADTVVVQIANPARERVDQYRAVRDRVERLVSAVNGDHGRVGRPVVHYLHTMVDQAELAAFYLAADVLTVTPLRDGMNLVAKEYVASRHDGGGVLVLSEFAGAAAELPQALPVNPHHGDDVKAAFRRALELDPAEGVRRMRAMREHVFAHDLTDWAQAFLARLDDPAGEG from the coding sequence ATGGAGCAGCGATCGTACGACGCCCGCTTCGTGGTCGTCGCCAATCGCCTGCCGGTCCAGTCCCGGGTGGCCGCGGACGGTGCCCTGCTCTGGGAGCGCAGCCCGGGCGGCCTGGTCAGCGCCCTCGAACCGTTCCTGAGCCGGCGGCACGGTGCCTGGGTCGGCTGGCCCGGCGTCGCCGGCGTCGACGTCGCGCCGTTCACCGACGGCGGCACCACCCTGGTTCCGGTCCGGTTGAGCGAACAGGACGTCCGGGACCACTACGACGGGTTCGCCAACGCCACGTTGTGGCCGCTGTACCACGACGTGGTGGTCCGGCCGACCTTCGACAGCCGCTGGTGGGCCGGGCACGTGCGGGTCAACGAGCGGTTCGCCCGGGTGGCGGCGGAGACCTGCGCGCCGGGCGCCACCGTGTGGGTGCACGACTACCAGTTGCAGCTGGTGCCGGAGATGCTCCGCCGGCTCCGGCCCGACCTGCGGATCGGTTTCTTCCTGCACGTGCCGTTCCCGCCGGTGGAGCTGTTCCAGCAGGTGCCGTGGCGGGCCGAGATCCTGCGTGGGATGCTCGCCGCGGACCTCGTCGGTTTCCAGGTCCCGGCCGCGGCGGTGGGGTTCGCCGAGGCGGCCGTGCGGTTCGCCGGGGCGCGCCGGGCCGGTCCCGGGTCGTTGTTCGTCGAGGATCGGGCGGTACGCGTCGACGCCTTCCCGATCTCGGTGGACGCGCCGGCCTGGGACCGGGTGGCCCGCCGCCCGGAGGTCCGCCTCCGGGCCGCGCAGATCCGTGCCGAGCTCGGCGACCCGGCCCGGGTGGTGCTCGGCGTCGACCGGCTCGACTACACCAAGGGCATCGACGTGCGCCTGCGGGCGATCCACGAGATGCTCGCCGACGGCCAGATCAAGGCCGCCGACACGGTGGTCGTGCAGATCGCCAATCCGGCGCGGGAACGGGTGGACCAGTATCGGGCGGTGCGCGACCGGGTGGAGCGGCTGGTCTCCGCGGTCAACGGCGACCACGGCCGGGTCGGCCGCCCGGTGGTGCACTACCTGCACACCATGGTGGACCAGGCCGAACTGGCCGCCTTCTACCTGGCCGCCGACGTGCTCACGGTGACGCCGCTGCGCGACGGCATGAACCTGGTGGCCAAGGAGTACGTGGCCAGCCGGCACGACGGCGGCGGCGTGCTGGTGCTCAGCGAGTTCGCCGGCGCGGCCGCCGAGCTGCCCCAGGCGCTGCCGGTCAATCCGCACCACGGCGACGACGTGAAGGCGGCGTTCCGCCGGGCGCTGGAACTGGATCCGGCCGAGGGCGTGCGCCGGATGCGGGCGATGCGCGAGCACGTCTTCGCCCATGACCTGACTGACTGGGCCCAGGCCTTCCTGGCCCGGCTCGACGATCCGGCGGGAGAGGGGTGA
- a CDS encoding flavin reductase family protein: MSVTTSDFTSLMARVPGPVVVATTVDPDGRRWGFTASAFSSLSLSPPLVLLCLAKSASTHAAFVRAERFLVNVLAADQAAVAARFARSGEDRFAAGDMRPYELGLPGLPGAAARAACALDSVLEGGDHSILVGRVLAVTVAEPAPLVHCDRAFARPVPLDQLAVARSR, from the coding sequence ATGTCGGTGACCACGTCCGACTTCACCAGTCTGATGGCCCGGGTGCCCGGGCCGGTGGTGGTGGCGACCACGGTGGACCCGGACGGCCGGCGGTGGGGTTTCACCGCCAGCGCGTTCAGCTCGCTGTCGCTGAGCCCGCCGCTGGTGCTGCTCTGCCTGGCGAAGTCCGCCAGCACGCACGCCGCGTTCGTGCGCGCCGAGCGCTTCCTGGTCAACGTACTGGCCGCCGATCAGGCGGCGGTGGCGGCCCGGTTCGCCCGCTCCGGCGAGGACCGGTTCGCGGCCGGCGACATGCGGCCGTACGAGCTGGGTCTGCCCGGTCTGCCCGGCGCCGCGGCCCGGGCCGCCTGTGCCCTGGACAGTGTCCTGGAGGGCGGCGACCACAGCATCCTGGTCGGCCGGGTGCTGGCGGTCACGGTGGCCGAGCCGGCCCCGCTGGTGCACTGCGACCGCGCTTTCGCCCGGCCGGTGCCGCTCGATCAACTCGCGGTGGCCCGGTCGCGGTAG
- a CDS encoding ABATE domain-containing protein — translation MAAEPFRQGAGRLCLDFTRTLRRRGHPDAVEELPTPAAVLAWVTQFGPVPATVASLPPADVQRFREAVFTLVTKGPAGCAATDLDLVNRIAAAPPPIPAVQPAGTLDWTAGDPVAATLSLVARDALDLATTPAASRIRECADPACSALFVDNSRPGTRRWCAMSACGNRAKKTAYRDRATAG, via the coding sequence GTGGCAGCCGAACCGTTCCGTCAAGGCGCCGGGCGCCTGTGCCTGGACTTCACCCGCACGCTGCGCCGTCGCGGCCATCCCGACGCCGTCGAGGAGCTGCCCACCCCGGCCGCGGTCCTCGCCTGGGTGACGCAGTTCGGCCCGGTGCCGGCCACCGTCGCGAGCCTTCCGCCGGCCGACGTGCAACGCTTTCGGGAGGCGGTGTTCACCCTGGTCACCAAGGGACCGGCGGGGTGCGCGGCGACCGACCTGGACCTGGTCAACCGGATCGCCGCGGCACCACCGCCGATCCCGGCGGTCCAGCCGGCCGGCACGCTGGACTGGACCGCCGGCGACCCGGTCGCCGCCACCCTCTCGCTGGTCGCCCGGGACGCCCTCGACCTGGCCACCACGCCGGCCGCGAGCCGGATCCGGGAGTGCGCCGACCCGGCCTGCAGCGCGCTGTTCGTGGACAACTCGCGGCCCGGCACCCGGCGCTGGTGCGCGATGAGCGCATGCGGCAACCGGGCGAAGAAGACCGCCTACCGCGACCGGGCCACCGCAGGCTGA
- a CDS encoding MFS transporter yields the protein MTDLKSSPAPSRRLILLMALACGVGVANVYFPQAITPLLARDLHISESTATTVATMAQLGYAAGIFLLVPLGDRLPRRRLIATLFGVVAAGLFLAGISSSVPPLLAFCAIVGAATVVPQILIPMAADLAGPTSAAGTVGILQGGLLGGVLLARTFGGTLGQLLGWRAPYLIAAALAVLLAIALVVALPATAPSSTERYPALLATSLRLLRTQPALRWSCLYQFLLFGAFTAAWTSIALHLTGPAFGYGTSVVGLVALVGAASVFAVPVAGRQIDRRGPDVISVLCFGGLLLAAAVLLTGTWHGVPGLIGLTAGMLLLDVSVQTSQVANQARIFALVPGARSRLNSVYMTAVFLGGTCGSWAGARIYLHFGWGAVAALVAVAGVAALAGHLLRLRITAPAGRRESAEAAA from the coding sequence GTGACGGACCTGAAGTCATCCCCGGCGCCGTCTCGCCGGTTGATCCTGCTCATGGCCCTGGCCTGCGGCGTCGGTGTGGCCAACGTCTACTTCCCGCAGGCGATCACCCCGCTGCTCGCCCGGGACCTGCACATCTCGGAGAGCACGGCGACCACCGTCGCGACCATGGCCCAGCTGGGCTACGCGGCCGGGATCTTCCTGCTCGTCCCGCTCGGCGACCGGCTGCCCCGCCGCCGCCTGATCGCCACCCTGTTCGGCGTCGTGGCGGCCGGCCTGTTCCTGGCCGGGATCTCCTCCTCGGTGCCGCCGCTGCTCGCGTTCTGCGCGATCGTCGGCGCGGCCACCGTGGTGCCGCAGATCCTCATCCCGATGGCCGCCGACCTGGCCGGGCCGACCAGCGCCGCCGGCACCGTGGGCATCCTGCAGGGCGGCCTGCTCGGCGGGGTGCTGCTGGCCCGCACCTTCGGCGGCACGCTCGGCCAGCTGCTGGGTTGGCGCGCGCCGTACCTGATCGCCGCCGCGCTCGCGGTGCTGCTCGCGATCGCCCTGGTGGTGGCGCTGCCGGCGACCGCACCCTCGTCGACCGAGCGGTATCCCGCCCTGCTGGCCACCTCGCTGCGGCTGCTGCGCACCCAGCCCGCCCTGCGGTGGTCCTGCCTCTACCAGTTCCTGCTGTTCGGCGCGTTCACCGCGGCCTGGACCAGCATCGCGCTCCACCTCACCGGACCGGCGTTCGGTTACGGCACCAGCGTCGTCGGCCTGGTCGCCCTGGTCGGCGCGGCCAGCGTCTTCGCGGTGCCGGTGGCCGGCCGGCAGATCGACCGGCGCGGGCCGGACGTGATCAGCGTGCTCTGCTTCGGCGGCCTGCTGCTGGCCGCGGCGGTGCTGCTCACCGGGACCTGGCACGGCGTGCCCGGCCTGATCGGGCTGACCGCCGGCATGCTGCTGCTCGACGTGTCGGTGCAGACCAGCCAGGTGGCCAACCAGGCGCGGATCTTCGCCCTGGTGCCGGGCGCCCGCAGCCGGCTCAACAGTGTGTACATGACCGCCGTCTTCCTGGGCGGCACCTGCGGCTCGTGGGCCGGCGCCCGGATCTACCTGCACTTCGGCTGGGGCGCGGTGGCCGCGCTGGTGGCCGTCGCCGGGGTGGCCGCCCTCGCCGGGCACCTGCTGCGCCTGCGGATCACGGCGCCGGCCGGCCGCCGGGAGTCGGCGGAGGCCGCCGCATGA
- a CDS encoding SDR family NAD(P)-dependent oxidoreductase, with product MIWFITGASRGFGREWAAAALRRGDRVAGTARQPCDLAGLAEEFPETFLPLRLDVTDRPAAVEAVRRAAAHFGGLDVVVNNAGYGHFGMVEELAEEEIRAQLETNVLGLLWVTQAALPILRVRGGGHIIQVSSIGGLVAFPGLGAYSASKFAVEGLTQSLAQEVAAQGIRVTLVEPSGFRTDWAGRSARHSAESPEYDLVRAARDRRPTARRVGDPRASAAALLAVVDDPRPPLRVFFGSAPLDIVTREYEDRLETWQAWQHLAVAAES from the coding sequence ATGATCTGGTTCATCACCGGCGCTTCCCGCGGTTTCGGCCGGGAGTGGGCGGCCGCGGCCCTGCGCCGCGGCGACCGGGTGGCCGGCACCGCCCGGCAGCCGTGCGACCTGGCCGGCCTGGCCGAGGAGTTCCCGGAGACGTTCCTCCCGCTGCGGCTCGACGTCACCGACCGCCCCGCGGCGGTCGAGGCGGTGCGCCGCGCCGCCGCCCACTTCGGCGGTCTCGACGTGGTGGTCAACAACGCCGGTTACGGCCACTTCGGCATGGTCGAGGAGCTCGCCGAGGAGGAGATCCGGGCCCAGCTGGAGACCAACGTGCTCGGCCTGCTCTGGGTCACCCAGGCCGCGCTGCCGATCCTGCGGGTCCGCGGCGGCGGGCACATCATCCAGGTGTCCAGCATCGGCGGACTGGTCGCGTTCCCCGGCCTCGGGGCGTACAGCGCCTCCAAGTTCGCGGTCGAGGGGCTCACCCAGTCGCTCGCCCAGGAGGTGGCCGCCCAGGGCATCCGGGTGACCCTGGTGGAGCCGTCCGGGTTCCGCACCGACTGGGCCGGCCGCTCCGCCCGGCACAGCGCCGAGTCCCCGGAGTACGACCTGGTCCGCGCGGCCCGCGACCGCCGGCCCACGGCCCGCCGGGTGGGCGACCCGCGGGCCAGCGCCGCCGCCCTGCTGGCCGTCGTGGACGATCCGCGGCCGCCGCTGCGCGTCTTCTTCGGCAGCGCGCCGCTGGACATCGTCACCCGGGAGTACGAGGACCGGCTGGAGACCTGGCAGGCGTGGCAGCACCTGGCGGTCGCGGCCGAGTCCTGA
- a CDS encoding MFS transporter, translating to MRWHPAPTLFAAGASASLGDGIRYAAFPLLAVHVTTNPISVGAVSAALSAAHLLFGFHVGAAVDRFDRVRLLRSMQLTRLAVVLVLFGAVLTGTASLPLLLVTAFLLGAAELAADTAVQSLTPVVVRDAGLERLNAGLTAAQSIGEDFAGPAAGGLLFSLSPAAPFAVFAAAIGGSWAVLTRLRVPGRVAPPPGDRPSLTAEAREGFRYLVHHPSLRAQALWATAMNLGVAAANATLVLYVVQRLHLGDSAYGLLLTGAGIGGVAGAVASPWTIRLLGRLGTMITASLVAGVVTLGIACTTSVAVIVGCQFLAGFSGVSFSVVGRSLRQSITPDALMGRVTGIYRLIGFGSLPLGALAGGAVAHWLGLRTPFLLAGALMVVSTLTLGLLTRRAQPPAATTAATAGRQVAGVPG from the coding sequence ATGAGGTGGCATCCGGCTCCCACGCTGTTCGCCGCCGGCGCCTCGGCCAGCCTCGGCGACGGCATCCGCTACGCCGCCTTCCCGCTACTGGCCGTGCACGTGACCACCAACCCGATCAGCGTGGGCGCGGTCTCGGCCGCGCTGTCCGCCGCGCACCTGCTGTTCGGTTTCCACGTCGGTGCGGCGGTCGACCGGTTCGACCGGGTCCGGCTGCTGCGCTCGATGCAGCTCACCCGGCTGGCCGTCGTGCTGGTGCTGTTCGGCGCGGTGCTGACCGGCACCGCGTCGCTGCCCCTGCTGCTGGTGACCGCGTTTCTGCTGGGCGCGGCCGAGCTGGCGGCCGACACCGCGGTGCAGTCGCTGACCCCGGTGGTGGTCCGCGACGCCGGGCTGGAACGGCTCAACGCCGGGCTCACCGCCGCCCAGTCGATCGGCGAGGACTTCGCCGGCCCGGCCGCGGGCGGCCTGCTGTTCTCGCTCAGCCCGGCGGCGCCGTTCGCGGTCTTCGCCGCGGCGATCGGCGGCAGCTGGGCGGTGCTGACCCGGCTGCGGGTGCCGGGCCGGGTGGCGCCGCCGCCGGGCGACCGGCCGTCGCTGACCGCCGAGGCCCGGGAGGGCTTCCGCTACCTGGTCCACCACCCGTCGCTGCGCGCCCAGGCGCTCTGGGCGACCGCGATGAACCTCGGGGTCGCGGCCGCGAACGCGACCCTGGTGCTGTACGTCGTGCAGCGGCTGCACCTGGGCGACAGCGCGTACGGCCTGCTGCTGACCGGGGCCGGGATCGGCGGCGTGGCCGGCGCGGTCGCCTCGCCGTGGACGATCCGCCTGCTCGGCCGGCTCGGCACCATGATCACCGCGAGCCTGGTGGCCGGCGTGGTCACCCTCGGCATCGCGTGCACCACGTCGGTCGCGGTGATCGTCGGCTGCCAGTTCCTCGCCGGGTTCTCCGGGGTGTCGTTCTCGGTGGTCGGCCGGTCGCTGCGGCAGAGCATCACCCCGGACGCCCTGATGGGCCGGGTGACCGGCATCTACCGTCTGATCGGGTTCGGTTCCCTGCCGCTGGGCGCGCTGGCCGGTGGCGCGGTCGCGCACTGGCTGGGCCTGCGCACCCCGTTCCTGCTGGCCGGCGCCCTGATGGTGGTCAGCACGCTGACCCTGGGCCTGCTGACCCGCCGCGCCCAGCCGCCGGCCGCGACCACGGCGGCGACGGCCGGACGGCAGGTGGCCGGCGTCCCCGGATGA
- a CDS encoding alpha/beta fold hydrolase, with the protein MRVRAGRVRLHVTTIGDDWRDGVHRPTIIAVHGGPGIDGTMLRLTMLPAAEYAQVIVPDLRGHGRSDRGGPAEWTLDTWADDLAALVDTLGLEKPYLLGTSFGGFVVQRFLGRHPELAGGAILIGTGARQASHDEIVERHRVLGGDRAAAVMRRSLTDHSPEAEREWAEVCGPLAIRRAPDEAYQRVLRDRITTPEINAGFIAQLDRLDLRPDLAAAKCRVMVLVGEHDPLIPYAVAEEIVDSLPGRAGELHVVPGASHQAVWDAPAATHALIRKFTEES; encoded by the coding sequence ATGAGAGTCCGCGCCGGACGAGTACGCCTGCACGTCACGACGATCGGTGACGACTGGCGCGACGGCGTCCACCGGCCCACGATCATCGCGGTGCACGGCGGCCCCGGCATCGACGGCACCATGCTGCGCCTGACCATGCTGCCGGCCGCCGAGTACGCCCAGGTCATCGTCCCCGACCTGCGCGGTCACGGGCGCAGCGACCGGGGTGGCCCGGCCGAGTGGACCCTGGACACCTGGGCCGACGACCTGGCCGCGCTGGTGGACACGCTGGGCCTGGAGAAGCCGTACCTGCTCGGCACCTCGTTCGGCGGGTTCGTGGTGCAGCGGTTCCTGGGCCGGCACCCGGAGCTCGCGGGCGGCGCGATCCTGATCGGCACCGGCGCCCGGCAGGCCAGCCACGACGAGATCGTGGAACGCCACCGGGTGCTCGGCGGCGACCGTGCGGCCGCGGTGATGCGCCGGTCGCTGACCGACCACTCGCCCGAGGCCGAGCGGGAGTGGGCCGAGGTCTGCGGGCCGCTGGCGATCCGGCGGGCGCCCGACGAGGCGTACCAGCGGGTGCTCCGGGACCGGATCACCACTCCGGAGATCAACGCCGGGTTCATCGCCCAGCTCGACCGGCTCGACCTGCGGCCCGATCTGGCCGCCGCGAAGTGCCGGGTGATGGTCCTGGTCGGCGAGCACGATCCGCTCATCCCGTACGCGGTCGCCGAGGAGATCGTGGACAGCCTGCCCGGCCGCGCCGGCGAGCTGCACGTCGTGCCCGGCGCCAGCCACCAGGCCGTCTGGGACGCGCCGGCGGCCACCCACGCGCTGATCCGCAAGTTCACGGAGGAGTCGTGA
- a CDS encoding cytochrome P450: MTTAPPVPANLSRAGLIQEYDRDRLGFVMDAVRRFGPVTELSPGTVLVADGEVAHDVLRRTNRDFLMDRDRAWRPTGSRRGEDALESWMSARRAMLSALSGGLVAEHLSWYSGELTGLLDAWAARGGTGDPLTPLVRLSTDAFLRLCAGPSSRGADRREPAAAVAGLLDSLTPIVGSSYELPWFLDRLTPRRRRAVRAQHRLAESLGALVDRAPSGGLVAALRDAGVPREPLVRILISATIAGRLVPAAATAWTLRALAVHQPDDEPAHIVDEVLRLWPPTWLIHRTTHGEEISGDWRFPARTAVMICPYAIHRDERHFPDPAAFRPARWRDGRLPAGAYLPFGGGPRWCVGTHLAKAQLVEAVRVFRRYRLTDTSDAVTLDTRSTLYPRGLALGVGRPA; the protein is encoded by the coding sequence GTGACCACGGCGCCGCCGGTCCCGGCCAACCTGTCCCGGGCCGGCCTGATCCAGGAGTACGACCGGGACCGGCTCGGCTTCGTGATGGACGCGGTCCGCCGGTTCGGCCCGGTGACCGAGCTCAGCCCCGGCACCGTGCTGGTCGCCGACGGCGAGGTCGCCCACGACGTGCTGCGCCGCACCAACCGGGACTTCCTGATGGACCGCGACCGGGCGTGGCGGCCCACCGGCAGCCGGCGCGGCGAGGACGCGTTGGAGAGCTGGATGTCGGCACGCCGGGCGATGCTGTCCGCCCTCTCCGGCGGTCTGGTCGCCGAACACCTGAGCTGGTATTCGGGCGAGCTGACCGGGCTGCTCGACGCGTGGGCGGCGCGCGGCGGCACCGGCGACCCGCTGACCCCGCTGGTGCGGCTGAGTACCGACGCCTTCCTGCGGCTGTGCGCCGGCCCGTCGAGTCGCGGCGCCGACCGGCGCGAGCCGGCCGCCGCCGTCGCCGGACTGCTGGACTCGCTCACGCCGATCGTCGGCTCCTCCTACGAGCTGCCCTGGTTCCTCGACCGGCTCACCCCACGCCGGCGCCGCGCCGTCCGCGCCCAGCACCGGCTCGCGGAGAGCCTGGGCGCGCTCGTCGACCGGGCCCCGTCCGGCGGGCTGGTCGCGGCGCTGCGCGACGCCGGGGTGCCGCGTGAGCCGCTGGTCCGGATCCTGATCTCGGCCACCATCGCGGGGCGGTTGGTGCCGGCCGCCGCGACCGCGTGGACGCTGCGCGCGCTGGCCGTGCACCAGCCGGACGACGAGCCGGCGCACATCGTCGACGAGGTGCTGCGCCTCTGGCCGCCCACCTGGCTGATCCACCGCACCACACACGGCGAGGAGATCAGCGGGGACTGGCGGTTCCCCGCGCGTACCGCCGTGATGATCTGCCCCTATGCCATCCACCGCGACGAGCGCCACTTTCCGGACCCGGCGGCGTTCCGGCCGGCGCGCTGGCGCGACGGCCGCCTGCCGGCCGGCGCCTACCTGCCGTTCGGCGGCGGCCCCCGCTGGTGCGTCGGCACCCACCTGGCCAAGGCGCAGCTCGTCGAGGCGGTCCGGGTGTTCCGGCGGTACCGCCTGACCGACACCTCGGACGCCGTCACCCTGGACACCCGCTCCACCCTGTATCCGCGCGGCCTCGCCCTGGGCGTCGGCCGTCCCGCATGA
- a CDS encoding alpha-hydroxy acid oxidase, with product MNTAGMLDLDDFRRACQGVLDAARWSYLAGGAGHDDAVRENEAALRRLRLRPRPLNGVADPDLTVDVLGFPAAMPVLLAPTSPLRLFHPDAELAVSRAARRAGVLPIVSNDSHHSLTEIAKQGPCWFQLYCYGSRADVVRTIRLAESVDARALVVTIDNSHPSRRVAMLRSGFATPPEVEFGIHRESGFSDGAVPPDTRLPRWPLTWELLDLIRSQTRLPVVVKGVLHPADAALLTDRGVAGLIVSNHGGRQLNDSIAAIDALPGVVAAAAGRLPVLLDGGIRTGGDVVKALAAGAAAVCLGRPYVWGLTLDGEDGVLAVLELLRAELLDVARQTGLRALRAVPADLVAPPPPSFTGRGGGPHDPAHQGALRA from the coding sequence ATGAACACCGCGGGGATGCTCGACCTCGACGACTTCCGGCGGGCCTGCCAGGGCGTGCTGGACGCGGCCCGGTGGTCCTACCTGGCCGGCGGCGCCGGTCACGACGACGCGGTCCGGGAGAATGAGGCGGCGCTGCGCCGGCTGCGGCTGCGGCCCCGCCCACTGAACGGCGTCGCCGACCCGGACCTGACCGTGGACGTGCTGGGCTTCCCCGCCGCGATGCCGGTGCTGCTCGCGCCGACCAGCCCGCTGCGCCTGTTCCATCCGGACGCCGAGCTCGCGGTGTCCCGGGCCGCCCGGCGGGCCGGGGTGCTGCCGATCGTCAGCAACGACAGCCACCACAGCCTCACCGAGATCGCGAAGCAGGGGCCGTGCTGGTTCCAACTGTACTGCTACGGCAGCCGGGCCGACGTGGTGCGCACGATCCGGCTGGCCGAGTCCGTGGACGCCCGGGCGCTGGTGGTGACCATCGACAACAGCCACCCGTCGCGGCGGGTCGCGATGCTGCGGTCCGGCTTCGCCACCCCGCCCGAGGTGGAGTTCGGCATCCACCGGGAGAGCGGCTTCTCCGACGGCGCGGTGCCGCCCGACACCCGGCTGCCCCGCTGGCCGTTGACCTGGGAGCTGCTCGACCTGATCCGGTCGCAGACCCGCCTGCCGGTGGTGGTCAAGGGCGTGCTGCATCCGGCGGACGCGGCGCTGCTCACCGATCGGGGGGTGGCCGGCCTGATCGTCTCCAACCACGGCGGGCGGCAGCTCAACGACTCGATCGCGGCGATCGACGCGCTCCCCGGCGTGGTGGCCGCGGCCGCCGGCCGGCTGCCGGTCCTGCTCGACGGCGGGATCCGCACCGGTGGCGACGTGGTCAAGGCGCTGGCGGCCGGGGCGGCCGCGGTGTGCCTGGGCCGGCCGTACGTCTGGGGCCTGACCCTGGACGGCGAGGACGGCGTGCTCGCCGTGCTGGAACTGCTGCGGGCGGAGTTGCTCGACGTCGCCCGGCAGACGGGACTGCGCGCGCTGCGCGCGGTCCCCGCGGACCTGGTGGCACCGCCACCGCCATCGTTCACGGGGAGAGGAGGTGGACCACATGATCCAGCGCATCAAGGCGCGCTTCGCGCGTAA